From the genome of Carcharodon carcharias isolate sCarCar2 chromosome 34, sCarCar2.pri, whole genome shotgun sequence, one region includes:
- the LOC121272500 gene encoding olfactomedin-4-like — protein MQLGRELRSRMKMLLLLMIAAAVLPSHCNNVNGTINSDGVCVCSVILPESKFPFEKVEYLETTYQELSINVQREISKVQEYTRTLSVHTAKLLNLTQRVEKMETGDSYTQLDFELLKLEIRELVSLTSQLKISLNGSNSIIDQLYSEITNMSQAVNQLESLDKHNLLAFRRAIVTLRKQLQDCEENRAAQTPASVDYGSCGHNGLLNVSTPFVVQLNWRGFNYKYGGWGKDPAASSSEKDVYWVTPLETDARSFYSFRLYYSHDDLLLYKNPTTKTVPSYRYNTYRGQGSGMAFYNNSLYYNCFNSRDMCRFNLDTNSVQRQTVTGAAYNNRFSYTGVAYQDMDFAVDENGLWVIYSPEANAGYAAIGKINVTSFTVERTWVTRLFKPGATNAFMICGVMYAIRPVDLRSEEIFYMFDTGTGEEGRISIKMGKVMEKLQSVNYNPSDHKLYVYNDGYQLTYNVIFIRDEQPTRQQ, from the exons ATGCAACTTGGAAGAGAACTCAGAAGCAGAATGaagatgttgctcctgctgatgatcGCAGCTGCTGTCCTGCCTTCT CATTGTAACAACGTCAATGGGACAATTAACAGTGATGGAGTCTGTGTTTGTTCCGTGATTTTGCCTGAAagcaaatttccttttgaaaaagtGGAATATTTGGAAACAACATACCAGGAGCTCAGTATCAATGTTCAACGTGAAATAAGCAAG GTGCAGGAATATACGAGGACCCTCTCTGTGCACACGGCCAAGCTGCTGAACCTGACACAACGTGTGGAGAAGATGGAGACTGGAGACTCCTACACCCAACTCGACTTCGAACTGCTGAAACTGGAGATCCGAGAGTTGGTGTCACTCACCAGTCAACTGAAGATCTCACTCAATGGCAGCAACAGCATCATTGATCAGCTTTACAGTGAG ATTACGAACATGTCTCAAGCTGTCAACCAGCTGGAATCGCTTGATAAGCACAACTTGCTGGCATTCCGCAGGGCAATTGTGACACTGAGGAAACAGCTACAAGACTGTGAGGAGAATCGGGCTGCACAAACTCCTGCCTCCGTTGACTACG GGAGCTGCGGTCATAATGGCCTTCTGAATGTGTCCACGCCCTTTGTAGTACAACTGAACTGGAGAGGATTTAATTATAAATATGGTGGATGGGGCAAAGATCCAGCAGCAAGCTCCAGTGAAAAGGATGTGTACTGGGTGACTCCACTCGAGACAGACGCACGGTCGTTTTACTCCTTCAGACTCTATTATTCACACGATGATTTACTGCTCTACAAAAACCCAACAACCAAAACGGTTCCGTCTTATAGATATAATACATACAGGGGACAGGGAAGTGGAATGGCTTTTTACAATAACTCCTTGTATTACAACTGTTTCAATTCGAGGGACATGTGCAGGTTTAACCTGGACACGAACAGTGTACAGAGGCAGACTGTTACAGGTGCAGCTTACAACAACAGGTTTTCTTATACAGGTGTCGCATACCAAGACATGGATTTTGCTGTAGATGAAAATGGCCTGTGGGTCATTTACAGTCCTGAAGCAAATGCTGGGTATGCTGCTATTGGTAAAATTAATGTGACCTCCTTCACtgtggaaaggacatgggtgactaggCTATTTAAACCTGGTGCAACCAATGCCTTTATGATTTGTGGGGTGATGTATGCAATACGGCCAGTAGACCTACGGTCTGAGGAAATTTTCTACATGTTTGATACCGGAACTGGGGAGGAGGGTAGGATTTCTATAAAGATGGGCAAAGTCATGGAGAAACTGCAAAGTGTCAATTACAATCCATCCGATCACAAACTCTATGTGTACAACGATGGCTACCAGTTAACTTACAATGTGATATTTATACGTGATGAACAGCCAACAAGGCAACAGTAG